In the Mycolicibacterium thermoresistibile genome, one interval contains:
- the rnpA gene encoding ribonuclease P protein component, protein MLPARYRMTRSKDFGATVSRGVRAAQPDLVVHALRVSEDAFDGAPKIGLIVSKAVGNAVQRHRVSRRLRHVAASLIDDLDPADRIVIRALPRSRDADSARLERQLRAALKRVRSEDRARR, encoded by the coding sequence GTGCTGCCGGCGCGGTACCGGATGACGCGATCGAAGGATTTCGGTGCCACGGTGAGTCGCGGGGTGCGTGCTGCGCAGCCCGACCTCGTGGTGCATGCTCTGCGGGTGAGTGAAGACGCCTTCGACGGCGCACCGAAGATCGGATTGATCGTCTCCAAGGCGGTCGGGAACGCGGTGCAGCGGCACCGGGTGTCCCGGCGGCTGCGGCATGTGGCCGCGTCCCTGATCGACGATCTCGACCCCGCGGACCGGATCGTCATCCGCGCGTTGCCGCGCAGCCGGGACGCCGATTCGGCCCGGCTGGAACGTCAGCTGCGAGCTGCTCTGAAGCGGGTGCGCTCCGAAGACCGAGCACGGCGGTGA
- the rpmH gene encoding 50S ribosomal protein L34: MAKGKRTFQPNNRRRARVHGFRLRMRTRAGRAIVSNRRRKGRRALTA, encoded by the coding sequence AGCGGACCTTTCAACCGAACAACCGGCGACGCGCGCGGGTCCACGGGTTCCGGCTGCGGATGCGGACGCGGGCCGGGCGGGCGATCGTGTCGAACCGTCGCCGTAAGGGCCGGCGTGCGCTGACCGCGTGA